The Cylindrospermopsis curvispora GIHE-G1 genome contains a region encoding:
- a CDS encoding GDYXXLXY domain-containing protein, whose amino-acid sequence MTNNTPEKNKTSTPEKEFSEKLTFRDYLIATEEKANQPLPFWRLVAPLLVQVGLILGVPSQAVYTEMAGKSVILQTLPTDVSNLLEGSALSFDYNISRPQTLRRLPGWRDWVRQNSRRNGRIIQGSTLYVILQEQRSLNRQFNSPFDDRFTSDRPNVGNLNSTVPLAWKPVSISSDLPMYLSNNQVALKGNYQNGSINYGLENYYVSQAQREQIDYDLFQARQNQRARRRSILVRVKVDSQGNAIPTSMWIGDRNYNF is encoded by the coding sequence ATGACAAATAACACACCGGAAAAAAATAAAACCTCGACTCCAGAAAAGGAGTTTTCTGAAAAGCTGACTTTTCGTGATTATTTAATTGCTACGGAAGAAAAAGCTAATCAACCTCTACCATTTTGGAGATTGGTTGCTCCTCTCCTAGTACAAGTGGGTTTGATTTTAGGGGTTCCCAGTCAAGCAGTTTATACAGAAATGGCTGGTAAGTCGGTGATTTTGCAAACCTTACCCACTGATGTTTCTAACCTATTAGAAGGATCTGCTTTATCTTTTGATTATAATATCTCTCGTCCCCAAACCTTGAGAAGATTACCCGGTTGGAGAGACTGGGTGAGACAAAATTCTCGGAGAAATGGCAGAATTATCCAAGGTAGTACTTTATATGTGATTTTACAGGAGCAACGGTCATTAAACCGTCAATTTAATAGTCCATTTGATGATAGATTCACTAGCGATCGCCCTAATGTTGGTAACCTTAACTCTACTGTTCCTCTAGCTTGGAAACCCGTGAGTATTAGTTCTGATCTTCCTATGTATTTATCCAATAATCAGGTAGCTTTAAAGGGTAATTATCAAAATGGGTCAATTAATTACGGATTGGAAAATTACTATGTTTCTCAAGCACAAAGAGAACAAATCGATTATGACTTATTCCAAGCACGGCAAAATCAACGTGCTAGGAGAAGATCAATACTTGTGAGAGTAAAGGTTGATTCTCAAGGTAACGCTATCCCTACCAGTATGTGGATAGGCGATCGCAATTATAATTTTTAA
- a CDS encoding DUF2157 domain-containing protein, translated as MILDNFARQLRQEAQRWRDEGIISSSQYEQIADRHQFKKIEGSAKESSGLIAIAFGGLLLILGIVIFLAANWQTWSREVKFILLMSLFLSTAITGFFTWREPTLGREKKGEEKKSKPGKRFLGEGLLLLSSLILGATLVLMAEIFNISGSPTQLFLAWGFGVLIMAYSLCINSLGILAILLLQIGYWLGLGEFSVTGGNLNWDQLAVRHTPLISWVLFVPLAYICRSRIIFILAAIAFTFSLQYNLQPLPLLTSSDVFPWVASFALALPPALFWSYDDLLFPTVNYRLFQGIARHFALGCFAVVFYLLSFRWQWQSLELDNFSSSFNNLSTGFQYLSIIDLGIIGGLVFIQWLFLFRHRNNPNRREAFFTLTVIGIFLGFIVIIPFWHQGIGRITELGIFIFNSLLFTLSWGLIQEGLKLSSRTAFWCGMMLLILQIISRILEYDTDLLFRSLVFVICGSGLISAGLWFEGRLQERTVKK; from the coding sequence ATGATTTTAGATAACTTTGCGCGACAGTTACGCCAAGAAGCACAACGTTGGCGCGATGAAGGAATTATCAGTTCTTCCCAGTATGAACAAATTGCCGATCGTCATCAATTTAAAAAAATAGAAGGATCTGCTAAAGAAAGTTCTGGGTTGATAGCTATTGCTTTTGGTGGTTTATTGCTGATTTTGGGTATAGTTATTTTCCTAGCAGCAAATTGGCAAACCTGGTCCAGGGAAGTGAAATTTATCTTGTTAATGAGTCTATTTTTATCCACTGCTATTACTGGATTTTTCACTTGGAGAGAACCAACCCTAGGTCGGGAAAAAAAGGGAGAAGAGAAAAAATCTAAACCTGGTAAACGCTTTTTAGGGGAAGGTTTACTGCTACTGAGTAGCCTAATCTTAGGAGCAACATTAGTCTTGATGGCGGAAATATTTAATATTAGTGGTTCACCCACACAGTTGTTTTTAGCCTGGGGTTTTGGTGTTTTGATAATGGCCTATAGCCTTTGTATTAATTCCTTAGGAATTTTGGCTATTTTGCTATTACAAATTGGCTATTGGTTGGGACTTGGAGAATTTTCTGTAACTGGTGGTAATTTAAATTGGGATCAATTAGCTGTTCGACATACCCCTTTAATTTCCTGGGTGTTATTTGTTCCATTAGCTTATATTTGTCGTTCACGGATAATTTTTATCCTAGCAGCGATCGCCTTTACGTTTTCCCTGCAATATAATCTTCAACCTTTACCACTATTAACTTCTTCAGATGTTTTTCCGTGGGTAGCTTCTTTTGCTTTAGCATTACCACCCGCCCTATTTTGGAGTTATGATGATTTACTGTTTCCCACGGTAAACTACCGGTTATTTCAAGGAATAGCTCGCCATTTTGCCCTAGGTTGTTTTGCTGTGGTATTTTACCTTTTATCCTTTCGTTGGCAATGGCAATCCTTGGAATTGGACAATTTCTCTAGTTCCTTCAATAATCTCTCCACCGGGTTTCAATATTTATCTATTATTGATTTAGGAATTATTGGTGGTTTGGTATTTATTCAATGGTTATTTCTCTTTCGTCATCGCAATAATCCTAACCGTCGAGAAGCATTTTTCACTTTAACTGTAATTGGCATTTTTTTAGGTTTCATTGTGATCATTCCCTTTTGGCATCAGGGTATTGGTCGAATTACAGAATTGGGAATTTTCATTTTTAATTCTCTGTTGTTTACTTTATCCTGGGGATTAATTCAAGAAGGATTAAAGTTGAGTAGCAGAACTGCTTTTTGGTGTGGCATGATGTTATTAATCTTGCAAATTATCAGTCGTATCTTAGAGTACGACACCGACTTATTATTTAGATCCTTAGTATTCGTAATCTGTGGATCTGGTTTGATTTCTGCTGGTCTTTGGTTTGAAGGGAGATTACAGGAACGCACAGTGAAAAAATAG
- a CDS encoding NAD+ synthase, translating to MKIAIAQLNPIIGDVKGNCQKILETAQQANDVRLLLTPELSLCGYPPRDLLLNPGFVEAMDMSLQELAQNLPTHLAVLVGTVVRNGEHHIRGGKNLFNSVAWLEKGKIQQYFHKRLLPTYDVFDEKRYFEPGLNPNYFTLDGVNIGVTICEDLWNDEEFWGKKCYAVNPIVDLSVVGVDLIVNLSASPYTVGKQKTREAMLRHTAVNFQQPIIYTNQVGGNDDLIFDGYSFAVNSQGEILYRGHGFTPDFLIVEFNQHTKEVELASDSDQNPIIPIYESEDEEIWHALVLGVKDYVQKCRFSQVILGLSGGIDSALVAAIATAALGKENVLGVLMPSPYSSQHSVSDALKLGQNLGIKTQILPIGELMKSFDHTLFELFTGTEFGIAEENIQSRIRGILLMAISNKFGHLLLSTGNKSEIAVGYCTLYGDMNGGLAVIADVPKTRVYSICNWLNGQNQQEVIPQNILTKPPSAELKPGQTDQDSLPPYNILDDILQRLINQHQSVEEIIAGGHDLGTVNRVIKLVAGSEFKRRQAAPGLKITDRAFGTGWRMPIAAHKS from the coding sequence ATGAAAATAGCCATTGCCCAACTAAATCCCATTATTGGTGACGTAAAAGGAAATTGTCAAAAAATCCTAGAAACTGCACAGCAAGCAAATGATGTACGTTTATTATTAACACCAGAACTTTCTTTATGTGGCTATCCACCAAGAGATTTACTGTTAAATCCTGGATTTGTGGAAGCCATGGATATGAGCTTACAAGAACTAGCTCAAAATTTACCAACTCACCTAGCAGTTTTGGTAGGAACTGTGGTTCGGAATGGAGAACATCACATTAGGGGGGGGAAAAATTTATTTAATAGTGTTGCTTGGTTAGAAAAGGGGAAAATTCAACAATATTTTCACAAAAGACTATTACCTACCTACGATGTTTTTGACGAAAAACGGTACTTTGAGCCTGGGTTAAACCCCAACTACTTTACATTAGATGGTGTTAACATTGGTGTGACTATATGTGAAGATTTATGGAATGATGAAGAATTTTGGGGCAAAAAGTGTTACGCGGTAAATCCCATTGTTGATTTATCGGTTGTGGGGGTAGATTTAATAGTCAACTTATCTGCTTCTCCTTATACAGTTGGTAAACAGAAAACCAGAGAAGCAATGTTAAGACATACCGCTGTAAACTTTCAGCAACCTATAATTTACACTAATCAAGTTGGTGGTAATGATGATTTAATATTTGATGGTTATAGTTTTGCTGTCAACTCCCAAGGTGAAATTCTATATCGAGGTCATGGTTTTACTCCAGATTTTCTCATAGTAGAATTCAATCAACATACAAAAGAGGTGGAATTGGCTTCCGACTCAGACCAAAATCCGATTATTCCCATCTATGAATCAGAGGATGAGGAAATCTGGCACGCTTTAGTTTTGGGGGTGAAGGATTATGTGCAAAAATGTCGGTTTTCTCAAGTGATTTTAGGTTTAAGTGGTGGTATAGATTCAGCCTTAGTTGCTGCTATTGCTACTGCTGCATTGGGCAAAGAAAATGTTTTAGGCGTGTTAATGCCTTCACCCTATAGTTCCCAACATTCTGTTAGCGATGCTCTCAAATTAGGGCAGAATTTAGGGATTAAAACCCAAATTTTGCCCATTGGTGAATTAATGAAAAGTTTTGACCATACCTTATTTGAATTATTTACAGGTACAGAATTTGGAATTGCTGAAGAAAATATTCAGTCTCGTATTCGAGGTATTCTATTGATGGCAATATCCAATAAATTTGGTCACCTGCTTTTATCCACCGGTAATAAATCAGAAATTGCTGTTGGTTACTGCACCCTTTATGGTGATATGAATGGAGGTTTAGCAGTAATTGCGGACGTGCCAAAAACCCGCGTTTATTCTATTTGTAATTGGTTGAATGGTCAAAATCAACAAGAGGTTATTCCCCAAAACATTTTGACCAAGCCTCCCAGTGCAGAACTCAAGCCTGGTCAAACTGATCAAGACTCCTTACCACCATATAATATTCTGGATGATATTCTACAGCGTTTAATCAATCAACATCAATCAGTAGAGGAAATAATAGCTGGAGGTCATGATTTAGGGACTGTAAATCGGGTAATCAAGCTAGTTGCTGGATCGGAATTTAAGCGTCGACAAGCAGCACCGGGACTGAAAATTACCGATAGAGCTTTTGGTACGGGTTGGAGAATGCCCATTGCTGCTCACAAGAGTTAG
- a CDS encoding NUDIX hydrolase: MLLSNQTSCTNSISKGTLANFKVGVDNVIFSVDTARNRLLVLLVMRQQEPFLNFWSLPGTLVRQGESLEDAAYRIMAEKIRVSNLYLDQLYTFGGPHRDPREKSNSYGVRYLSVSYFALVRFEEAELITNKVAGTAWHPVKKIPELAFDHDQIINYGHKRLKNKLEYSPVAFDVLPENFTLNELYQLYATVLGENFSDYSNFRARLLKLGFLLDTGSKVCRGAGRPASLYKFDAQAFAPFKDKPLVFI, from the coding sequence ATGCTATTAAGTAATCAGACAAGTTGTACAAATTCCATATCTAAAGGGACCTTAGCGAATTTTAAGGTAGGTGTTGATAATGTGATTTTCTCCGTAGATACTGCGAGAAATCGTCTGTTGGTTTTACTGGTGATGCGACAACAAGAGCCATTTTTGAATTTCTGGAGTCTCCCTGGTACTTTGGTGCGTCAGGGTGAATCCCTGGAGGATGCTGCTTACAGAATTATGGCAGAAAAAATTAGGGTAAGTAATTTATACTTAGATCAACTATACACCTTTGGCGGTCCACATCGGGATCCTAGGGAAAAAAGCAACAGTTATGGGGTGCGTTATTTGTCAGTAAGTTATTTTGCTTTAGTGAGATTTGAAGAAGCAGAATTAATCACGAATAAGGTTGCTGGTACTGCATGGCATCCCGTGAAAAAAATACCAGAATTGGCCTTTGATCACGATCAAATAATTAACTATGGGCACAAAAGACTGAAAAATAAATTAGAATATAGTCCGGTAGCGTTTGACGTATTACCAGAAAACTTTACCCTTAATGAGTTATATCAGTTATACGCAACAGTTTTAGGAGAAAACTTTTCTGATTATTCTAATTTTAGAGCCCGGTTGTTAAAACTCGGTTTTTTATTAGATACGGGAAGTAAGGTTTGTAGGGGAGCTGGTCGTCCTGCAAGTTTATATAAGTTTGATGCCCAAGCGTTTGCACCATTTAAGGATAAACCATTAGTATTTATTTAG
- a CDS encoding nicotinate-nucleotide adenylyltransferase, with amino-acid sequence MNIALFGTSADPPTAGHQKIIKWLCENYDWVAVWAADNPIKEQQTPLGHRAAMLQLLISDIEPPLDKLNNIILAQELSSWRTLETLERAKLKWGDDVKYTLVIGSDLVNQLPRWYRISDLLQQVQLLVIPRPGYIIEDASLHKIRQLGGKMAIASTKGLNVSSTNFRQQKNLQTLTAPVIAYINRERLYI; translated from the coding sequence ATGAATATCGCATTATTTGGCACAAGTGCAGATCCACCCACAGCTGGACATCAAAAAATTATCAAATGGCTATGTGAAAATTATGATTGGGTAGCGGTTTGGGCGGCGGATAACCCTATTAAAGAACAGCAGACACCCCTAGGACATCGTGCTGCTATGTTACAGTTGTTAATTTCTGATATTGAGCCTCCATTAGATAAATTAAATAATATTATTTTAGCACAGGAATTGAGTAGTTGGCGCACCTTAGAAACCCTAGAAAGGGCAAAATTAAAATGGGGAGATGATGTGAAGTATACTTTAGTAATTGGTTCTGATCTAGTTAACCAATTACCGAGGTGGTATAGAATTAGTGATTTGCTACAACAAGTCCAATTATTGGTGATTCCTCGACCTGGATATATTATAGAAGATGCTAGTCTACATAAAATTAGACAATTAGGGGGAAAAATGGCGATCGCTAGTACTAAAGGTTTAAATGTGTCATCAACTAATTTTCGTCAACAAAAAAATCTACAAACTCTCACAGCTCCCGTAATTGCCTATATTAATCGTGAGAGGTTATACATTTAA
- the ftsH gene encoding ATP-dependent zinc metalloprotease FtsH, with protein sequence MVNTMTTNTGRKTLEKPWLKKVPAKRFAWTGVLVATMIMLPEIVGSPVLAQKIGRSNSLSYGQLLQKTKAGQVKRVEIDEGEQIAKVYLVSHKPGTAPISVRLLDQNSELISKLKEKKVEFGEISTASSRATIGLLINLMWILPLLALIMLLLRRSASSSNQALNFGRSRARFQMEAKTGVKFDDVAGITEAKEELQEVVTFLQQPEKFTAVGAKIPKGVLLVGPPGTGKTLLAKAIAGEASVPFFSISGSEFVEMFVGVGASRVRDLFKKAKENAPCIIFIDEIDAVGRQRGAGIGGGNDEREQTLNQLLTEMDGFEGNNGIIIIAATNRPDVLDSALLRPGRFDRQVIVDAPDLKGRLDILAVHARNKKLDPTISLEEIAQRTPGFTGADLANLLNEAAILTARRRKEEISMLEINDAVDRVVAGMEGTALVDGKSKRLIAYHEVGHALIGTLVKDHDPVQKVTLIPRGQALGLTWFTPNEDQGLVSRSQMLARIMGALGGRAAEEIVFGKAEVTTGAGNDLQQVTTMARQMVTRFGMSDLGLLSLESPSQEIFLGRDWGMKSDYSEQIAAKIDVQVRDIVSTCYAKVKELLQENRMTMDRLVEMLMVEETIDGDLFRNIVEENKFDKIPVAL encoded by the coding sequence ATGGTAAATACTATGACGACAAATACTGGTAGAAAAACATTGGAAAAACCCTGGTTAAAAAAGGTTCCAGCCAAAAGATTTGCTTGGACTGGAGTATTAGTAGCCACGATGATTATGCTACCAGAAATTGTGGGTAGTCCAGTCTTGGCACAAAAAATTGGGCGTAGTAATTCTTTATCTTACGGACAGCTACTACAGAAAACTAAAGCAGGCCAGGTTAAAAGAGTAGAAATTGATGAAGGTGAACAAATAGCTAAGGTATATTTGGTCAGTCATAAACCTGGTACAGCGCCCATATCAGTGAGACTGTTAGATCAAAATAGTGAGTTAATCAGTAAACTCAAGGAGAAAAAAGTTGAGTTCGGTGAGATTTCCACAGCTAGTAGCAGAGCAACCATTGGTTTACTAATCAACTTGATGTGGATTTTGCCACTGTTAGCCTTGATTATGTTATTGCTGCGACGTTCTGCTAGTAGTTCCAACCAGGCATTGAATTTTGGCAGATCTCGGGCCCGGTTTCAAATGGAGGCTAAAACCGGGGTGAAATTTGATGATGTAGCTGGAATTACTGAGGCTAAGGAAGAACTACAGGAAGTAGTGACATTTTTACAACAACCGGAAAAATTTACTGCTGTGGGGGCAAAAATTCCCAAGGGTGTACTATTGGTTGGACCACCGGGAACTGGTAAGACCTTATTGGCAAAAGCCATTGCTGGGGAAGCATCTGTGCCATTTTTCAGCATTTCTGGCTCGGAATTTGTGGAAATGTTTGTGGGTGTGGGCGCTTCCCGGGTGCGAGACCTGTTTAAAAAGGCTAAGGAAAATGCTCCCTGTATTATCTTTATTGATGAGATTGATGCTGTGGGTAGACAGAGAGGAGCAGGTATTGGTGGTGGTAATGATGAAAGAGAGCAAACCCTAAATCAGTTGCTAACGGAAATGGATGGTTTTGAAGGCAATAATGGGATTATTATTATTGCTGCTACGAACCGTCCAGATGTGTTGGATTCTGCCTTGTTACGTCCCGGTCGTTTTGATAGACAGGTAATTGTAGATGCGCCAGATCTAAAGGGACGTTTAGATATATTGGCAGTCCACGCTCGAAATAAGAAATTAGACCCCACCATTTCCTTAGAGGAAATTGCCCAACGCACCCCTGGTTTTACCGGTGCAGACCTGGCTAATCTGCTCAATGAAGCAGCTATTTTGACAGCTAGACGGCGCAAGGAAGAAATTTCTATGCTGGAAATTAATGATGCGGTGGACCGGGTTGTAGCTGGTATGGAAGGTACGGCTTTAGTTGATGGCAAAAGTAAACGTTTAATTGCCTATCATGAGGTGGGTCATGCCTTGATTGGTACATTAGTTAAAGATCATGATCCTGTACAAAAAGTTACTTTGATACCAAGGGGACAAGCTTTGGGTCTAACTTGGTTTACACCTAATGAAGACCAGGGTTTAGTATCTCGCTCTCAAATGTTAGCTCGCATTATGGGAGCTTTAGGGGGGCGTGCTGCGGAAGAAATTGTCTTTGGCAAAGCGGAAGTAACTACTGGTGCAGGTAATGACTTACAACAGGTGACAACTATGGCTAGACAAATGGTGACCCGATTTGGCATGTCCGATCTGGGTTTGTTATCTCTCGAAAGTCCCAGTCAAGAAATATTTTTGGGGAGAGACTGGGGAATGAAATCGGATTATTCTGAGCAAATTGCTGCCAAAATTGATGTTCAGGTCAGAGATATTGTTAGTACCTGTTATGCCAAAGTAAAAGAACTGCTGCAGGAAAATCGCATGACTATGGACCGCTTAGTTGAAATGCTGATGGTGGAAGAAACCATTGATGGAGATTTATTCCGTAATATTGTTGAAGAAAATAAGTTTGATAAAATACCAGTAGCTCTATAA
- a CDS encoding RsmB/NOP family class I SAM-dependent RNA methyltransferase, producing MEQPSNLLLKLAHRLFDNPDEEAKFIAALVHPQPFSPSILWCQNLPETPPFTTETPTSWQPKFVDRLQVGERPGQHALHQAGAFYCLDFSSIFAASVLLTIKQPIPLVLDVCAAPGGKSIFAWKALQPDLIFSNELIGKRLGMLISNLKRCQIQPGCVLNRDTSVLAQMLKQSMSLVIVDAPCSGQSLLAKREKAPGCFHQTVINKNANRQKRIIANSAGIVAPQGYLVYMTCTYSPEENEQVCTWFLERFPQFKPVEVSPLSPYRSNLTTIPCYRMFPQEGLGAGAFTVLFKNMTEGNPTQLIRDEILCSGVWYQHKNSFMSGSHNFS from the coding sequence ATGGAACAACCTTCTAATTTATTACTAAAACTTGCCCATCGTTTATTTGATAACCCTGATGAAGAGGCAAAATTTATAGCAGCTTTAGTTCATCCCCAACCCTTTTCACCTTCTATCCTTTGGTGTCAAAATCTTCCAGAAACACCGCCATTCACCACGGAGACACCAACATCATGGCAACCCAAATTTGTAGATCGTCTACAAGTGGGGGAAAGACCTGGTCAACATGCTCTCCATCAAGCAGGAGCTTTTTACTGTTTAGACTTTTCTTCTATATTTGCAGCATCTGTATTATTAACTATAAAGCAACCTATTCCTTTAGTATTAGATGTATGTGCCGCACCTGGAGGTAAAAGTATCTTTGCGTGGAAAGCATTACAACCGGATTTAATTTTTAGTAACGAATTAATTGGTAAACGACTAGGAATGCTAATATCTAATTTAAAGCGTTGTCAAATTCAACCTGGTTGCGTACTTAATCGAGATACTAGCGTTTTAGCTCAAATGCTGAAACAATCTATGAGTTTAGTTATAGTTGATGCACCTTGTAGCGGTCAGTCCTTACTAGCAAAGAGAGAGAAAGCTCCCGGATGTTTTCACCAGACAGTAATTAATAAAAATGCCAATCGTCAGAAACGAATTATTGCTAATTCCGCTGGGATTGTTGCTCCCCAAGGTTATTTAGTTTATATGACTTGCACCTACTCTCCAGAAGAAAATGAACAAGTTTGTACATGGTTTCTAGAGCGATTTCCCCAATTTAAACCTGTAGAAGTTAGTCCTCTTTCTCCCTACAGGTCTAATTTAACCACTATTCCCTGTTATCGAATGTTTCCCCAGGAGGGTTTGGGTGCTGGTGCATTTACAGTGCTATTTAAAAACATGACTGAGGGAAATCCAACGCAACTCATTAGAGATGAAATCCTATGCTCAGGTGTGTGGTACCAGCACAAAAACTCTTTCATGTCAGGATCGCATAATTTTTCATAA
- a CDS encoding sensor protein KdpD, translating into MPTTQDPDSYYATPHRRGKHKIFIGMAPGVGKTYKMLEEAHQLKQEGIDVIIGILETHGRKETAQKATGLEMIPKKVMVKENITLTEMDTDAILDRSPQLVLIDELAHTNIPGSPREKRYQDVEVILESGIDVYSTVNIQHIESLNDIVARITGIVVRERIPDRLLDEADAVVVIDITPETLEERLREGKIYPRTQVEQSLKNFFQRRNLIALRELSLREVADTVEEEANTSSLEPSSCNIHERVLVCVSTYSNSLQLLRRGARIANYMNAKLYGIFVSDPEQFLSKKEAGHIDTCEKLCREFGGEFLHVKSQNVAREIARIAAKYHITQIVIGESQQPRWQRWFKGSFTQRLVDLIRNQNIDLHIIAE; encoded by the coding sequence ATGCCAACTACACAAGATCCTGATAGTTATTATGCTACCCCTCACCGACGAGGAAAACATAAAATCTTTATTGGTATGGCTCCCGGTGTGGGTAAAACTTATAAAATGCTGGAGGAAGCACATCAACTCAAACAGGAGGGAATTGATGTCATTATTGGCATTTTAGAAACTCATGGACGCAAAGAGACTGCTCAAAAAGCCACTGGACTGGAAATGATTCCTAAAAAGGTCATGGTCAAGGAGAACATAACTCTTACAGAAATGGATACAGATGCCATATTGGATCGCTCTCCCCAGTTAGTTTTAATTGATGAACTGGCCCATACTAACATCCCCGGATCTCCACGGGAAAAACGATATCAGGATGTGGAGGTAATTTTAGAGAGTGGAATTGATGTTTACTCCACGGTTAATATTCAGCACATAGAAAGTTTAAATGACATAGTGGCGAGAATTACTGGTATTGTGGTCAGAGAAAGGATTCCAGATCGCCTGCTTGATGAAGCTGATGCGGTTGTGGTGATTGATATTACTCCAGAAACTTTGGAGGAACGATTGCGTGAAGGGAAAATTTACCCCCGGACTCAAGTTGAGCAGTCTTTGAAAAATTTTTTCCAGCGTCGCAATTTGATAGCTCTACGAGAGTTGTCTTTGCGGGAAGTAGCGGATACGGTTGAAGAAGAAGCAAACACTTCTAGTCTGGAACCATCTAGTTGTAATATTCATGAACGGGTCCTAGTTTGTGTTTCTACTTATTCTAATTCACTACAGTTACTCCGTCGAGGTGCCCGCATTGCTAATTACATGAATGCAAAACTATATGGGATTTTTGTGTCAGATCCGGAGCAATTCCTCAGTAAGAAAGAAGCTGGTCATATTGATACTTGTGAGAAATTATGTAGGGAATTTGGGGGTGAATTTTTGCATGTCAAAAGTCAAAATGTTGCTCGAGAAATTGCTCGAATCGCGGCTAAGTATCACATTACCCAAATTGTCATTGGTGAAAGCCAACAACCTCGCTGGCAAAGATGGTTTAAAGGCTCTTTTACCCAGCGACTTGTAGACTTGATTCGCAATCAAAATATTGATTTACATATTATTGCTGAATAG
- a CDS encoding baeRF7 domain-containing protein, translating to MILSLDELKNLVENSQSPSVSLYMPTQKAGAETRQNPIRFKNLIRQAQQDLEALGIRHTEVLDLLRPALELDTIDFWEHQNQGLVIFISPNLFRYYCLPSEFPELVVVNRELHLKPLLHFINNDGKFYVLALSQKDVKFFVGTGHSLQELVVENMPHCLEEILLEDELQKGVQHRVGIPRGGASAAEHPGSIHGQGSPDREKHERDILQFCYAIDQALHHRLRDEKAPLILAGVEYLFPIYQSANSYPYLLTESISGNVEIINLNKLHDAGWQIVSPLFQQDTIATLGLYEQLAGEGSNMATSDVKEIVSAAYFRRVDSLLVSIDDQKWGKFHPENMSVDLHTKREVYDQDMLDFAAIHTMLNGGNVYTLKAKDMPRGTKIAAIFRY from the coding sequence ATGATATTATCCCTAGACGAACTCAAAAACTTAGTGGAAAATTCCCAGTCTCCATCCGTATCCCTATACATGCCAACTCAAAAAGCTGGGGCAGAGACTCGTCAAAACCCTATTCGTTTCAAAAATTTAATTCGCCAAGCCCAACAAGATTTGGAAGCGTTAGGTATCAGACACACGGAAGTTTTAGATTTGCTTAGACCAGCTCTGGAATTAGATACAATTGATTTTTGGGAACACCAAAATCAAGGACTAGTAATTTTTATTAGTCCCAACTTGTTTCGCTACTATTGTTTACCCAGTGAATTTCCTGAATTAGTTGTTGTCAATAGAGAATTACATCTGAAACCTCTGCTGCATTTTATTAATAACGATGGTAAATTCTATGTTTTAGCCCTGAGTCAAAAAGATGTGAAATTCTTTGTTGGTACGGGACATAGTTTACAGGAGTTAGTAGTAGAAAATATGCCCCACTGTTTAGAAGAAATTCTCCTGGAAGACGAATTACAAAAGGGTGTGCAACACAGAGTGGGTATACCCAGAGGAGGAGCATCAGCAGCTGAACATCCAGGATCCATTCATGGACAAGGTAGTCCGGATCGAGAAAAACACGAAAGAGATATTTTACAATTTTGTTATGCCATAGATCAGGCTTTACACCATAGACTAAGAGATGAAAAAGCACCTTTAATTTTAGCAGGAGTAGAGTATCTTTTTCCTATTTATCAATCAGCAAATAGTTATCCTTACTTATTAACAGAAAGCATTAGTGGTAATGTGGAAATTATCAACTTGAATAAATTACATGACGCAGGGTGGCAAATAGTTTCTCCCCTATTTCAACAAGATACAATAGCTACCCTAGGACTGTACGAGCAATTAGCGGGGGAAGGTAGTAATATGGCTACCAGTGATGTGAAAGAAATTGTCAGTGCGGCTTATTTTCGCCGGGTAGATTCCCTATTAGTTTCTATAGATGATCAAAAGTGGGGAAAATTCCATCCCGAAAATATGAGTGTAGATTTACACACAAAACGCGAGGTATATGATCAGGACATGTTAGATTTTGCCGCTATACATACTATGTTAAACGGTGGCAATGTTTATACCTTAAAGGCTAAAGACATGCCTAGAGGAACGAAAATAGCAGCAATCTTTAGATATTAG